The following are encoded in a window of Candidatus Bathyarchaeia archaeon genomic DNA:
- a CDS encoding radical SAM protein, with product MQYDPLRLARETESIVTRGALRKYYRVARPGRWYGGIATADCCGCCLRCVFCWSGTPRDYPDRVGAFYTPEHIFKQLTRCAEKFGYGKMRVSGNEPTIGRRHLLELLELIDRTHYEFILESNGILIDFEFARQLSKFKHLHVRISIKGTTREEFSLLTGAAPEAFDLQLNALKNLLDASVQCHPAVMLSFSSEDNFEALKEKIRAIDAKLVGEVEEEYVFLYPHVAERLRKSGIKPRIAYSPERIPEELI from the coding sequence GTGCAATATGACCCGTTAAGGCTGGCACGGGAAACTGAGAGTATTGTGACCAGAGGCGCTCTCAGAAAGTATTATCGGGTTGCCAGGCCGGGGCGATGGTATGGCGGCATCGCAACCGCTGACTGTTGTGGGTGTTGTTTGAGGTGTGTGTTTTGTTGGAGCGGCACCCCGAGGGATTATCCAGATAGAGTTGGGGCATTCTACACTCCTGAACATATATTCAAACAGCTTACTAGGTGTGCTGAGAAGTTTGGTTACGGAAAAATGAGGGTGAGTGGAAACGAACCCACAATAGGTAGAAGACATCTCTTAGAGTTACTTGAGCTAATTGACCGTACTCACTATGAGTTCATCTTGGAATCGAATGGGATACTAATAGACTTTGAATTCGCCAGACAGCTTTCCAAGTTCAAGCATCTTCATGTGAGAATTTCGATCAAAGGAACAACTCGAGAGGAATTTTCATTACTCACAGGGGCTGCGCCTGAAGCGTTCGACCTGCAGTTAAATGCATTAAAGAATTTGCTAGATGCAAGCGTCCAATGCCACCCTGCTGTTATGCTCTCATTCAGCTCTGAAGACAATTTTGAGGCGTTGAAAGAGAAGATACGCGCAATAGACGCTAAGCTGGTAGGCGAAGTTGAGGAAGAATATGTTTTCCTCTATCCTCACGTCGCCGAGAGGTTGAGAAAATCTGGAATTAAACCGCGCATTGCTTACAGCCCCGAACGCATTCCTGAGGAGCTAATATAG
- the hjc gene encoding Holliday junction resolvase Hjc has translation MKRGVAEERELVHRLDTLGFAVLRAPASGSRTKLDRPDLVAGGYGVHLALEVKTSSRPTLYISKITIDQLSRFAQRFGATPYLAVKFKHQHKGWVLIDPKKLARTKTGYKLTLKEALKVGLRLEAVASGKLTDYIPT, from the coding sequence TTGAAGAGGGGAGTGGCTGAGGAGAGGGAGCTGGTTCATAGGTTGGACACTCTGGGCTTCGCAGTCCTTCGAGCCCCAGCTTCTGGATCCCGAACTAAGCTTGACAGGCCTGACCTGGTGGCTGGGGGGTACGGGGTACACCTTGCATTAGAGGTAAAGACTTCCAGTAGACCAACACTCTACATAAGTAAGATCACTATAGACCAGTTGTCGAGGTTCGCCCAGAGGTTCGGGGCCACCCCATACCTAGCGGTGAAGTTCAAACATCAACATAAGGGTTGGGTGCTTATAGACCCAAAGAAACTTGCAAGGACGAAGACTGGATACAAGCTGACACTAAAAGAGGCGTTAAAAGTTGGATTGCGACTTGAGGCTGTGGCTAGCGGCAAACTCACCGATTATATTCCAACCTGA
- the menA gene encoding 1,4-dihydroxy-2-naphthoate octaprenyltransferase, which yields MSRCVGLGGLQAWLVEMRLPFLTASVIPVLLGTAVAWATTNTFLFPLFILTLLGGVCLHIGTNVANDYFDHKSRDDDVNVEFVRPFSGGSRMIQLGMLTPRAVLSGALLFFAAGGAIGLYLALARGFVILIFGLIGVFSGFFYTAPPFNLASRGIGELFVGLNFGVMMTAGAFYVQTQALTWEPVFAAIPVSMLITAVLYINEFPDYTADKTVGKRHLVVRLGRRRAAVGYGVLMTSTYFSIFAGVGCKVISPYTLLGILTLPFAVRAVQHAKVYHSEPSNLAPANASTIITHLTTGLLLTVGYILEGIKPEGTVYIAVVGVISGLTVIILFVYRQMEHMRMASLGTRR from the coding sequence GTGTCAAGGTGCGTAGGGTTGGGAGGTCTTCAAGCTTGGCTGGTGGAGATGAGGCTTCCTTTCTTAACTGCCAGCGTCATACCAGTCCTACTAGGTACGGCTGTAGCTTGGGCTACAACTAACACTTTCCTGTTTCCATTGTTTATATTAACCTTGCTTGGGGGGGTATGCCTTCATATCGGGACAAATGTTGCTAACGACTACTTCGACCATAAATCACGGGATGATGACGTTAACGTGGAATTCGTCAGACCCTTCAGTGGTGGAAGCAGGATGATTCAGCTTGGCATGCTAACGCCGAGGGCTGTGCTTAGTGGGGCGCTGCTATTCTTCGCGGCAGGTGGCGCTATAGGGTTATATCTCGCATTGGCAAGGGGGTTTGTGATCTTGATATTTGGTCTAATTGGAGTGTTCTCAGGGTTCTTCTATACTGCCCCTCCATTCAACCTCGCCAGCAGAGGTATAGGAGAGCTCTTCGTGGGCTTAAACTTCGGAGTCATGATGACTGCAGGAGCTTTCTATGTTCAAACTCAGGCCCTAACTTGGGAGCCCGTCTTCGCAGCCATTCCAGTCTCCATGTTGATCACCGCGGTACTCTACATAAATGAATTTCCAGACTACACAGCGGACAAGACCGTCGGCAAGCGTCATCTCGTGGTACGCTTAGGCAGGCGGAGAGCTGCTGTGGGCTATGGAGTTTTAATGACCTCGACTTATTTCTCCATCTTCGCAGGGGTTGGTTGCAAGGTGATCTCCCCCTACACTCTACTGGGCATCCTTACATTGCCCTTCGCCGTCAGGGCTGTGCAGCATGCAAAAGTATACCATTCAGAGCCCTCTAACCTCGCCCCGGCTAATGCTTCCACAATAATAACCCACCTTACCACAGGGCTCCTTCTCACCGTGGGTTATATACTTGAAGGAATCAAACCTGAGGGCACCGTATATATTGCGGTGGTGGGGGTGATATCAGGTTTGACGGTGATTATACTATTTGTCTACAGGCAAATGGAGCATATGCGGATGGCTTCTCTTGGAACGAGGAGATAG
- the rtcA gene encoding RNA 3'-terminal phosphate cyclase produces the protein MVEIDGSMLEGGGQILRTAVCLSALTNRPLRIYNIRAKRPKPGLRPQHLSAVSAVAELSGAELEGLNVGSMEVKFTPRALRSGAFRFDIGTAGSSTLLLQSALPVAAYAPGVTLLEIHGGTNNPLSPPIDYLKMVLLPTLEKTGFKGRIELLRRGFYPRGGGGLIAEVQPVKRLKPIRLSNFGEVLKIRGLSYSSLLPRHIIERMAKSAEDRLKKWGFRDVEIDLEALESGDAKCAIDPGCGIVLVAELDDGALLGVDRLGEVGKRAEVVGSEAAEDLIKQLERRAPVDRHLGDQLIMWAALAEDTSVMKVSELTLHTVTCIRVCESFLEAKFEVEGKVGELATIRCKGAAFENKLI, from the coding sequence ATGGTGGAAATAGACGGTAGCATGCTTGAAGGGGGCGGCCAGATTCTCAGAACTGCAGTATGTCTCTCGGCACTCACCAACAGACCTCTAAGAATATATAATATCCGCGCCAAACGCCCAAAACCAGGCCTCAGGCCTCAGCACCTCTCCGCTGTATCTGCAGTTGCCGAATTAAGCGGGGCAGAGCTTGAGGGTTTAAATGTAGGCTCCATGGAGGTCAAGTTCACGCCGAGAGCCCTACGGTCGGGGGCTTTCCGGTTCGATATAGGAACCGCCGGCAGCTCAACCCTCCTCTTACAGTCAGCACTCCCAGTAGCAGCCTACGCGCCAGGGGTAACCCTCCTCGAGATACACGGAGGTACGAACAACCCACTCTCGCCCCCTATCGACTACCTCAAAATGGTGCTCCTACCCACATTGGAGAAGACAGGTTTCAAGGGTCGGATCGAGCTATTGAGGAGGGGCTTCTATCCGAGAGGTGGCGGAGGCTTAATCGCCGAAGTTCAGCCTGTTAAAAGGCTGAAGCCAATTCGCTTGTCAAATTTTGGTGAAGTGCTCAAGATTAGAGGTCTGTCCTATAGTTCTCTTCTACCGAGGCACATCATCGAACGAATGGCGAAGAGCGCGGAGGACCGCCTGAAGAAGTGGGGTTTTAGGGATGTGGAGATCGACTTGGAGGCGCTTGAGAGTGGAGATGCAAAGTGTGCAATCGACCCCGGTTGTGGCATAGTTCTGGTGGCTGAGCTTGATGACGGAGCGCTCTTGGGCGTAGACCGCCTTGGCGAAGTCGGTAAACGAGCAGAGGTAGTAGGTTCAGAAGCTGCCGAGGATCTCATAAAACAGCTGGAAAGACGAGCCCCAGTTGACAGGCATCTTGGCGACCAGCTTATCATGTGGGCAGCCCTCGCAGAAGACACGTCGGTCATGAAGGTAAGCGAACTCACCCTTCATACAGTTACTTGCATTAGGGTCTGTGAAAGCTTCCTCGAAGCCAAGTTCGAAGTTGAAGGGAAAGTTGGTGAGCTTGCAACTATCAGGTGTAAGGGAGCTGCTTTTGAGAACAAACTTATCTAA
- a CDS encoding MGMT family protein has translation MRTNLSKPLGGYITGEIPPQLLIYYSRVGETWFCVAADSEDQILAAKFALKGLKQALEQTGKCFEGWQLKVERQPKKEIQTVLSTLARIWRGEGLDALPRLSMETLPPFNRRVLDVVLKIPKGFVSTYREVAMAAGSPRAVRAVGNALAANPFTLIVPCHRVVRTDLSVGGYWLGAGVKEMLLRREGVVFRRNSSEGLMVEEESVYKFSRLSL, from the coding sequence TTGAGAACAAACTTATCTAAGCCGCTTGGAGGGTACATCACGGGCGAAATACCACCTCAACTTTTAATTTACTATTCTAGGGTTGGGGAAACGTGGTTTTGTGTAGCTGCGGATAGTGAAGACCAAATACTGGCCGCCAAATTCGCCCTTAAAGGATTAAAGCAAGCCTTAGAGCAGACGGGAAAATGCTTCGAAGGGTGGCAATTAAAAGTTGAGAGACAACCCAAAAAGGAGATCCAAACTGTGCTTTCGACACTAGCCCGCATTTGGCGGGGCGAAGGGTTAGACGCGCTGCCTAGGCTTTCTATGGAAACACTTCCTCCTTTTAACAGACGGGTTCTTGATGTCGTTTTAAAAATCCCCAAGGGTTTCGTGTCTACATATAGGGAAGTTGCGATGGCTGCGGGTAGTCCTCGGGCTGTGAGGGCTGTGGGTAACGCTCTGGCAGCTAACCCTTTCACACTTATCGTTCCATGCCACCGAGTAGTCAGGACTGATCTATCTGTCGGAGGCTACTGGTTGGGGGCGGGTGTTAAGGAGATGCTTCTTAGAAGGGAGGGTGTCGTATTCCGTCGGAACTCATCTGAGGGTTTGATGGTGGAGGAGGAGAGTGTTTATAAATTTTCTAGGTTGAGTTTGTGA
- a CDS encoding PadR family transcriptional regulator produces the protein MAKTRALIPRGFSRFYILHLLREKGPMTGKEIIDEAERRSEGLWRPSPGLVYPLLGRLLSDELIEETEGGRYTLTGKGAEVLKEFARVQEEIGKRVEVVRKLGFSGKMLAEDALDRLMAMASDQRKYISQMSAETKSALLKKYKAFLESELKKLEET, from the coding sequence ATGGCAAAAACTCGAGCCCTAATACCAAGAGGCTTCTCCAGATTCTACATACTCCACCTACTTAGAGAGAAAGGACCAATGACTGGAAAGGAGATTATAGATGAGGCTGAAAGGAGGAGTGAAGGATTATGGAGGCCTTCTCCAGGGTTAGTCTACCCACTCTTGGGACGGCTACTCTCAGATGAGCTCATCGAGGAGACTGAAGGGGGGCGATACACTCTAACCGGGAAGGGTGCAGAGGTCCTCAAAGAGTTTGCCAGAGTTCAGGAGGAGATAGGTAAGCGCGTAGAGGTTGTCAGGAAACTAGGCTTCTCTGGCAAGATGTTAGCGGAAGACGCCCTCGACCGCCTCATGGCAATGGCCAGCGACCAGAGAAAATACATCTCTCAAATGTCCGCCGAAACAAAGAGCGCACTCCTCAAAAAGTATAAGGCCTTCCTAGAAAGCGAGTTGAAGAAACTGGAGGAGACCTAA
- a CDS encoding Hsp20/alpha crystallin family protein — MMKRKPLGTIEETISLAVLVIGLLVIGILLAFIVRFQRGLLGVILAVAAALLLFYWLRELRKTAKKEWLPEAPPSKAEWTYDLVDRGAEIAVIAEVPGPEEQISINIINRTLEIRGGGNFYRQIKLPEEVGEAETTYHNGVLQVILKRKQKLA, encoded by the coding sequence ATGATGAAGAGAAAACCTCTCGGAACCATTGAAGAAACAATTTCACTCGCCGTGCTAGTCATAGGCCTACTAGTCATAGGCATATTGTTAGCGTTTATAGTCCGTTTCCAGAGGGGACTGTTGGGGGTCATCCTAGCGGTTGCAGCGGCTCTCCTCCTCTTCTACTGGTTGAGGGAGCTCAGAAAAACTGCCAAGAAGGAGTGGCTACCGGAGGCCCCACCCAGCAAAGCAGAGTGGACATACGACCTCGTAGATAGAGGAGCAGAGATAGCAGTCATAGCGGAGGTTCCGGGCCCGGAAGAACAGATCTCCATAAATATAATCAACCGTACACTTGAGATAAGAGGGGGCGGTAACTTCTACCGCCAAATAAAGCTTCCTGAAGAGGTGGGAGAAGCTGAAACTACATACCATAATGGTGTGCTTCAAGTGATATTGAAGAGGAAGCAGAAGCTCGCCTAA
- a CDS encoding UPF0182 family protein has protein sequence MGSDDAMGGGATKAAYPRLLRVMLVAALAMIISLASVGNILWFYLNILEFGDLYIRPIYFQLVGGFILAVIAFARIDIKNRRSIVWWAVRLIIRLIRQRGILEAVPPNYLDFKTFRMTPFNFVAWQATKVILGMLLLMNLLFGMAVVAMVDGWDANLGSVTGIFSLPFVTPPFDTAYAQEIVIPMVPALSLIIAPVLGAIGIRLGLLVALTQLIRVFTPSVVEMSEGRRRIGWRVAVVEALIAMGLFWGVINSFFTSYIDYNTKLIIGGLAAAGILFCFFAYLDGVKDRGLGLFLTKRGIFTRMVAVALIVLIVSSAIAIQNSTADARKREWLGPYVTQQISVNRYLAQLDEVQEVPHHFGMLKAPSEGADAVISENAEILDRIRLWDWEAAFAKLKPEIGLIPYLDFQDSDILRFNKTLYWSASMKPVLPATVLQQDKWYAEHLVYTHAPRGFLMLDANKGTIVDTGSFFKQRRIYYGEGGLLHEVWAAYPVGRQTTDEIENFFYDGTGGIDLQPPLSWIFEFIFFLSFRDQTVHVMRYKDVYDRTSLLFPYFQYTFGEKQVDMLPVTDGKDTYWLMPLIVNLNVNNVPWSRENYFMRLTGYALIDIYNGSIQLLVLGDDFFSTLFKTVYSDYVMSEVPDWLRDQLRYPQELFEWRVGMYNYYHVRDPVTFIVGRMFYEVPAGLTTYYVMSQPPGSEEIKYVGLLSLELKGAAGRNLAGYMIVDNEYDNFGQMTFYQVDTESPTKLLGPTAVREALERNPDFATLRTLLRAPRVGDNIIYRIGDYDVYFIPVYTAGAGGVVSEIGTIAAVGATFTGEYYVGLGNTAQAAFKAFLNTLPGAAVTPPPTPPPTELTLEELIKQANDELQAYHQLWAQGKYEEAGKHFQRFQDLWNQIQQLVEQS, from the coding sequence ATGGGTTCAGATGATGCCATGGGAGGAGGCGCCACCAAAGCGGCTTATCCGCGGTTGCTACGCGTAATGCTAGTAGCCGCCTTGGCGATGATTATCAGCTTAGCCTCTGTTGGGAATATTCTATGGTTCTACCTTAACATATTGGAGTTTGGTGATCTCTACATACGCCCCATTTACTTCCAACTGGTCGGGGGCTTTATCTTGGCAGTAATTGCCTTCGCACGAATCGATATTAAGAACAGGCGCTCTATCGTTTGGTGGGCTGTCCGTCTAATAATACGGCTCATCCGCCAGAGAGGCATCCTGGAGGCTGTTCCCCCGAACTACTTAGATTTCAAAACCTTCAGGATGACGCCTTTCAACTTCGTCGCATGGCAGGCTACCAAAGTGATTCTTGGGATGTTGCTGCTCATGAACCTCCTATTTGGGATGGCTGTGGTGGCTATGGTGGATGGGTGGGACGCTAATTTGGGTTCCGTAACTGGCATCTTCAGTCTTCCCTTCGTCACCCCGCCCTTCGACACGGCATACGCCCAAGAGATCGTCATCCCTATGGTGCCTGCCTTAAGCCTCATCATCGCCCCGGTACTTGGAGCCATAGGAATACGCCTAGGTCTCCTAGTCGCCCTCACGCAACTCATCAGAGTTTTCACACCCTCAGTTGTGGAGATGAGTGAGGGGAGGCGGAGAATAGGTTGGCGAGTGGCGGTAGTGGAGGCACTTATCGCTATGGGGCTTTTTTGGGGGGTGATAAACTCGTTCTTCACTTCCTACATAGACTACAACACTAAGCTCATTATCGGAGGCCTCGCTGCCGCTGGAATATTGTTCTGCTTCTTTGCATATCTGGACGGCGTAAAAGACAGAGGGTTGGGTTTATTTCTCACAAAGCGTGGCATATTCACTAGAATGGTAGCTGTAGCCCTGATAGTTCTCATAGTAAGCTCAGCTATCGCAATACAGAACAGCACTGCCGACGCCAGAAAACGCGAATGGCTGGGTCCTTACGTGACGCAACAAATTTCTGTCAACCGCTATCTAGCCCAACTTGACGAAGTACAGGAGGTGCCCCATCATTTCGGTATGTTAAAGGCTCCGTCTGAAGGAGCCGACGCGGTAATCTCAGAAAACGCTGAGATTTTAGATCGTATAAGGTTATGGGATTGGGAAGCGGCATTCGCCAAGCTGAAGCCCGAGATAGGGCTCATCCCGTATCTAGATTTCCAGGATTCAGACATATTACGCTTCAATAAGACTTTGTATTGGAGTGCCTCGATGAAACCAGTCCTGCCTGCTACCGTCTTACAGCAAGATAAATGGTATGCCGAACATCTAGTTTACACTCACGCCCCCAGGGGTTTCTTAATGTTAGACGCCAACAAAGGCACGATCGTTGATACTGGAAGTTTCTTCAAACAGAGAAGAATCTATTATGGTGAAGGAGGTCTTCTCCACGAAGTCTGGGCTGCTTACCCTGTTGGCCGTCAGACAACAGACGAGATAGAGAACTTCTTCTACGATGGGACTGGCGGGATAGATCTCCAGCCGCCATTGAGTTGGATCTTCGAGTTTATATTCTTCCTATCTTTCCGCGACCAAACCGTCCATGTAATGCGATATAAGGATGTATATGACCGTACAAGCTTACTCTTCCCCTACTTCCAGTATACCTTCGGCGAGAAGCAAGTTGATATGCTGCCCGTGACCGACGGGAAAGATACCTATTGGCTGATGCCGTTAATAGTGAACCTCAACGTCAATAATGTACCTTGGAGCAGGGAAAACTACTTCATGAGGCTAACAGGCTACGCTCTAATTGATATCTACAATGGTAGCATCCAACTCCTAGTCTTAGGCGACGACTTCTTCAGTACACTATTCAAAACTGTCTACAGCGACTACGTTATGAGCGAGGTCCCAGACTGGCTCCGTGACCAACTAAGATACCCGCAAGAACTCTTCGAGTGGCGAGTGGGCATGTATAACTACTACCATGTAAGAGATCCTGTCACATTTATTGTTGGAAGAATGTTCTACGAGGTGCCTGCAGGGTTAACTACCTACTACGTAATGAGCCAGCCTCCTGGCTCCGAGGAAATCAAGTATGTAGGGTTGTTGTCATTAGAGTTGAAGGGGGCAGCGGGCCGAAACTTGGCTGGTTATATGATAGTGGACAACGAGTATGACAATTTCGGCCAGATGACCTTCTATCAAGTTGACACAGAATCGCCGACTAAGCTGCTAGGGCCCACGGCTGTGAGAGAGGCATTGGAGAGGAATCCGGACTTTGCCACACTCAGAACGCTACTCCGCGCACCAAGAGTAGGTGACAACATAATTTACCGGATAGGTGACTATGACGTATATTTCATACCAGTCTACACCGCCGGCGCTGGGGGTGTGGTAAGCGAGATAGGTACCATAGCCGCGGTAGGCGCTACTTTTACAGGCGAATATTATGTCGGTCTTGGGAACACGGCTCAGGCAGCCTTCAAAGCCTTCTTGAATACCCTCCCAGGCGCCGCTGTAACGCCGCCGCCAACTCCTCCACCAACTGAGCTTACACTGGAGGAGCTCATAAAACAGGCGAACGATGAACTCCAAGCTTACCACCAGCTCTGGGCTCAAGGCAAATATGAGGAGGCGGGTAAGCACTTCCAGCGGTTCCAAGACCTATGGAACCAGATCCAGCAGCTGGTTGAGCAAAGTTAA
- the rpl18a gene encoding 50S ribosomal protein L18Ae codes for MSEVKTFKVKGEVKTGFKGMPFAKEVRALSMEEAVGKVYDEIGSKHGVKRHQIKILNAEEIDPHTAKNPLIAKLSRNGEQK; via the coding sequence ATGAGTGAAGTTAAGACTTTCAAAGTGAAAGGAGAGGTTAAAACTGGCTTCAAGGGAATGCCCTTCGCGAAAGAAGTCAGGGCACTCAGTATGGAGGAGGCTGTGGGGAAAGTCTACGATGAGATCGGCAGTAAGCATGGAGTGAAGCGGCATCAGATTAAAATTCTAAACGCAGAGGAGATAGACCCCCACACAGCCAAAAATCCTCTAATAGCTAAGTTATCAAGAAATGGTGAACAGAAATGA
- the pfdA gene encoding prefoldin subunit alpha, producing MSDGSKEELEDKLRNLIIESRILEGTASEIQARIGVVDAAAREYRVSELTLAGLKEVGKGSEILVPIGGGSYLKASIADVENVVTGIGAGVTLEKRLPEAESYVKTRIEELKKVRSALEEQFSQVMGRMQAVRREMEQVIAKLRM from the coding sequence ATGAGCGACGGATCCAAGGAGGAGTTGGAAGATAAGCTGAGGAATCTAATCATCGAATCCCGAATTTTAGAAGGTACCGCCTCGGAGATACAAGCCAGGATAGGAGTCGTAGACGCCGCAGCGAGGGAGTATAGGGTCTCAGAACTCACTTTGGCGGGGCTGAAGGAAGTTGGGAAAGGATCTGAAATACTCGTCCCAATAGGTGGAGGGTCATATCTAAAAGCTTCGATCGCCGACGTAGAGAATGTTGTCACTGGCATAGGAGCGGGTGTTACTCTCGAGAAGAGACTCCCTGAGGCTGAAAGCTACGTAAAAACTAGGATAGAGGAGCTTAAAAAGGTGAGGTCTGCGTTAGAGGAACAATTTAGCCAGGTAATGGGAAGGATGCAAGCGGTGAGGCGAGAGATGGAGCAAGTTATAGCTAAACTGAGAATGTGA
- the ftsY gene encoding signal recognition particle-docking protein FtsY: MFERLKRSFSFLIEKVTTETLSEEKLDSILWDFKVALMESDVALAVVDKICEDLKKNLAGLKVGRLEDRKKIVKEALVKSLIDVLTHEGEVDLLKLAEEKRKQRIPLSIVFVGINGTGKTTTVAKVSRLFMDKGYSVVLACSDTYRAGAIEQLEEHAKRLGVKMIKHQYGSDAASVAFDGVAYAKARGINVVLIDTAGRIETNRNLLEEMRKIVKVVNPDLVIFVGDALAGNDAATQAEEFSKFVPISASILTKMDADAKGGAALSVAYVTKKPIILIGVGQTYTDLVPFKPAEFAETLVGKL, from the coding sequence ATGTTCGAACGGTTAAAGAGAAGTTTCAGCTTCCTCATCGAAAAGGTTACAACCGAGACGTTAAGCGAGGAGAAACTTGACTCTATCCTATGGGATTTTAAAGTAGCCCTTATGGAGAGTGATGTAGCCTTAGCTGTAGTAGATAAGATCTGTGAGGATCTTAAGAAAAATCTCGCCGGGTTGAAGGTTGGAAGACTGGAAGACAGAAAGAAGATCGTGAAGGAGGCTCTAGTGAAGTCACTTATAGATGTGCTAACGCATGAGGGCGAGGTAGACCTCCTAAAGTTAGCCGAAGAGAAACGAAAGCAGAGGATACCTCTCTCCATAGTCTTCGTAGGCATAAACGGGACTGGAAAGACTACAACCGTAGCCAAAGTTTCACGGCTATTCATGGATAAAGGCTACTCCGTAGTATTAGCTTGCAGCGATACCTATAGAGCTGGCGCGATCGAGCAGCTAGAGGAGCATGCCAAGCGCCTCGGAGTGAAGATGATTAAACACCAGTATGGGTCTGACGCTGCCTCGGTAGCTTTCGATGGTGTAGCTTATGCGAAGGCGAGGGGGATTAACGTGGTATTAATTGATACGGCTGGTAGGATTGAAACTAACCGTAACCTGCTGGAGGAGATGCGGAAGATAGTGAAGGTTGTTAACCCTGATTTGGTGATCTTTGTTGGGGACGCTTTAGCTGGGAACGATGCTGCAACGCAGGCGGAGGAGTTCAGCAAGTTCGTACCCATATCTGCGTCTATACTTACTAAGATGGATGCCGACGCGAAAGGTGGGGCTGCTCTATCGGTGGCTTATGTGACTAAGAAACCTATAATTTTGATTGGAGTTGGCCAAACCTATACGGACCTAGTACCCTTTAAACCGGCAGAGTTCGCAGAAACCCTGGTGGGAAAACTGTAG
- a CDS encoding D-aminoacyl-tRNA deacylase — MTYLVAASKLDSAALNIAEKLIAKYGFRAVGRYAGWGEIYERDDVKLLYLDIDSVTVTSLERFSDVEAVVFASRHKSESGEPTLTVHAPGNLTAEARHGGRPRELAWAWPQRMRNALKKMMTRAEGTEYKVSLEATHHGPTSLTMPVWFVEIGGSDRYWCDSEAGMIAAEAIWASLKEPPEGRGCVGFGGGHYAPRHTAICLESDLAIGHIVPKYLLDLVTDAIIAEALSKTLGGCSAAVIDWKGFKGSQRSRILGALSKRGVVEVIKV; from the coding sequence GTGACCTATCTTGTAGCGGCCTCAAAGCTTGACTCAGCAGCCCTCAACATTGCAGAGAAGTTAATCGCAAAATATGGCTTCAGGGCGGTTGGGCGGTATGCTGGGTGGGGTGAAATCTACGAGAGAGACGATGTGAAGTTACTCTACCTTGACATTGACAGTGTCACAGTAACCAGCCTTGAAAGGTTCTCTGACGTTGAGGCAGTGGTCTTCGCCTCGAGGCATAAGAGCGAGAGCGGTGAACCTACCCTAACAGTACATGCCCCAGGGAACCTAACGGCGGAGGCCAGGCATGGTGGACGCCCTCGAGAGTTGGCTTGGGCTTGGCCTCAGAGGATGAGAAACGCCTTGAAAAAAATGATGACGAGGGCTGAGGGTACAGAGTATAAGGTCTCCCTAGAGGCAACACACCACGGTCCAACCTCGCTTACCATGCCTGTCTGGTTTGTGGAGATTGGAGGCTCAGATCGATATTGGTGTGATAGTGAGGCTGGGATGATTGCAGCTGAGGCGATTTGGGCGTCATTAAAAGAGCCGCCGGAGGGTCGGGGGTGTGTAGGCTTTGGAGGAGGACACTACGCTCCGAGGCATACAGCCATATGTTTGGAGAGCGATCTGGCAATAGGTCACATCGTCCCAAAATATCTGCTGGATTTGGTCACTGACGCCATAATAGCTGAGGCGCTTAGTAAGACTTTAGGGGGCTGTAGTGCCGCTGTCATAGATTGGAAGGGGTTTAAAGGTTCTCAGAGAAGCCGTATATTAGGCGCCTTAAGCAAGAGAGGTGTGGTGGAGGTTATAAAGGTTTAA
- a CDS encoding protein translocase SEC61 complex subunit gamma codes for MKSWFTSASKLLRSASKPGIDEFWLLFRVCLIGIAVLGVLGFIIRLIFALIGLAGVV; via the coding sequence TTGAAGAGTTGGTTCACATCTGCAAGTAAACTGTTACGGTCCGCCTCAAAGCCGGGGATAGATGAGTTCTGGCTACTGTTCCGAGTATGCCTTATAGGGATAGCAGTGCTAGGAGTTCTTGGCTTCATAATAAGGCTCATCTTTGCCTTGATTGGGCTGGCTGGGGTAGTGTAG